The Candidatus Dormiibacterota bacterium genome segment GCCGCTCATCACCATGCCTGTCATGCTCAAGCGAATCCGGCACAACCAAGCCTTCTATTACGAGGTAATGCATAACGGGGAGGACATTGCAGACAACCTGACACTCCGGGAGAAACTCAGGCAGGACTTCTCCTTGAATCTCCCCTCCCTCGACGAGGAGGCCCTCCCAACCGCATACTTCGCCCAGGTTGCCCAGCTGGCACGCGCGAAAGCCGTGCCTCCATGGCGGGTCAGCCCCCAGGTGAGTCTTGGTCTGCTCTCCTTCGGGAACCTCCTCATGTACCTGGACCTCGATCCAACCCGTTGGCCGACGGGGAAGGCCATCGACCAGAGCATCTTGGTGAAGAGTCTGTTCGAGGGGACTGCTGGCGAGGCAGGGCTGGTAGGCGAGGCGTCCGAGTACCAGGTGGAGGAGGATCCACGAGCCACCCGACTGCCACTCGTCTTCGATGCGGACTCTTCACAGCATAGCGCTCTCGTCGACGCCATGGATGGTAAGAACCTCGTCGTGGAAGGGCCGCCGGGCACAGGGAAGTCTCAGACCATCAGTAACCTTATCGCGACGGCGTTGACAGAAGGCAAAACAGTGCTCTTCGTTTCGGAGAAGCTCGCTGCGCTCGAGGTGGTCCGGGATCGGCTGGATCGCGCGGGCCTTGGAATGTTTTGTCTCGAACTTCACAGCCACAAGACCCAGAAGCGGAAGCTCTTGGACGACATCGCCGGTCGGCTGTTTGCGCGAGGGACCTTCCCGAAGCCGCAAGAGCTCGAGGCGAAGCGGAAAGAGCTCGAAACCCGTCGGCTACGGCTGAAGCAGTATGCAGACCTGATGAACTCCGTGATGCACAATGAACTAGAGCTGACTGTCCACTGTGTTCTGTGGGCAGCCGAGCGTCATCGTCGCGCGCTCGGGGCGAAGGTCACGCTTCTGAGTGCTGAGGAGTACCCGCCCGCCAGGGGGTGCACCTACGCCGAGCACGAACGCCTTAAGGAGGCGGCGAAGGAGCTCGCGGAGCACTCCGGCGCGATCGGCGGGCGTCCGAAGGACCACTCGTGGTTCGGCTACTATCCCTTCAAGCTGGTCCTCGGTGATGAGCCGGCCGTGGCCCGGGTCGTCCGGCAACTCGCCGAGGCGGCTGACGAATTGGGGGCTGAGTACGCAGGGGCCCACGAGCGATTGGGCCACGATCTATCGCCGACGCGTCGCGCGTTTGAAAGTCTGCGAAGTCAGGTGACGGCCCTTCCCTCGCCCTCAGGGACTGAGGCCTTCGACCTCCTGCCCGGCATCTGTGCCGAAGGCGCCATCGAGGTCGTACGGGGGCTCGAACGACAGGTGCGTTTTGTGCTTGAGCGCCTGGCGAGGCTCCAGCGCATGCTGATCAGCACCGATCACCTGGGGCAGGCAGACATCGATATTGCCAGGGGGGCCGCCGGGGAGGCCGCGAAGCTCAATCAGGCGGATACCCCGCATCAGGATCTCCGGCGATGCGGTCAGGTACTGCGGAGTCTCGCTGCCGAGGTTCATCAGGCCTGTGAATTCTTTGCTCACGTAGCCGAGTGGCACGGGGTCGAGGTTGCGCCGACCAAGCAGGGGTTAGCGGCGCTCTGGGCCAGTCTCCAGGCCGCGCGAGCCGCGCCACTGGACCTACTGAAACACCGGCGGCCTCAGCTCGGTGAACCAGCGGCCACGACGGTTATGGAGCAGGCCGCCGCGCGAGCGGCCACTCTGCGCGAGCAACGTAAGACCGTGCAGACCCTGTTCGATTTCAGCCTCATGCCGCCACGGGACGAGCTCGTCGCCGCCCTCCGAGCAAATCGGACGAGCGCCGGGTTCCTGAGGAGTTTCCGCCCCGAGTGGCGGAGAGCTGCACGCACCTATCGAAGCATCCGCCTAGACCGACCGTGGGTACTGCGTGCGGCGCGATGCGAGATCGAGCTGCACACCCTGATCACCTATCTCGACGAAAGGGCAGCGTTCGACAGCGATGCCGAGCTCCGTCGATTGCTCGGGGAGTTATTCCTGGGCATCGATACCGATTTCGGGCTTGTGAAGCGGCTAACCGACTGGTACGCGTGCGCGAGGAAGACCTTCGAGAAGGTCAGCGGGCCAGTTGATCTCACGCTCTTGCTCGGGTTACCAGCGGATACGATCCGCGATCTGACGGCCAGGGCTTCGGAGGGCGAACGGTATTGGAAAGTAGTGGAGGATCTCCATGAATGCGTGCAAGCGGAGTTCCGCCACACCCGCATGCCTCCCGTGCTCATAAGCGAGGGGGCGCCTCTTACAGACCTGAATGCCGCGCTCCAGGCCACCGCAGTGACCCTCGCGCAGATCGCTGAGACCCTCGACGGCTATCTCGCGGCTCCGGCATCCCCTCGTGAGTTAGTCGGCCTGCTGGAGGAGGCAAGTGCGGTGGCTACCGCACGGCGGGCGATCGAAAACGCGGCGCACGCGCGGGCACTGCTTGGAGAGCGCTTCGGTGGCCTGACCACCGATTTCGGACCAATCAATGACATCGCCGACTGGAGCCAGCGCCTACAGCGTATGGAGATCCCGGCAGGAATCAAGACTTGGATTCTCTGCCCTGAGGCGATGGTCAAGTTGAACGCCCTACGAGCAGCCGTCGAAGGCATCGATGCACACTGGCAAGCGGTCCGGGCTGCCGCCCAAGAATTCAACCAGTTCGGGGTTCTGGATTGGAACACGTGGCAGCGGGGGTATAGCGAGGACGCCCAGGGTATCGCGGACCGGGCGAGGCGGGCCGTCACTGACCTCGACGGGCTATGGGTGTGGGCGGGATTCAGCCGGGCCTGCCGTCGAGTAGACGAGCAGAACCTGGGGACCATCAGTGCTCTCGTTCTCGACGGGCGACTCACGGGGTCGGAGATTAGCTCCGCGTGCGGCTTCCTGTTTTACAACTCCATCGCGCGCGCGATCTTGCGGGACAACCCCACGTTGGTCGAATTCTCTGGGTTGAGCCACGAGCATCTACGGCAGGCGTTTCAAGATCTCGACAAAGAGGTGATTAAGTTGAACGGTAAGCAGTGTGCGCACGTCATCGACCAGCGGGCGCAGGCGGCGCCTTGGGGCCTTGGGTCAGGGTCCCCCAAGAGTTACACCGAGATGGCCTTAATCGCCCATGAGATTCAGAAGAAGAGGGCTCATATGCCTATCCGTCAGCTCGTCAACCGAGCGGGCCGAGCCCTCCAAGCGTTGAAGCCCTGCTTCATGATGGGCCCGCCTTCTGTGGCGCAGTACCTTGAGCCTGGGAAGCTTCACTTTGACCTAATCATCATGGACGAGGCCTCCCAAGTTCGTCCGGAGGAGGCGATCGGGGTGCTGGCACGAGGCGGCCAGATGGTGATCGTGGGCGATCCGAAGCAGCTGCCGCCAACTAGTTTCTTCGATCGCTTCTGGGAGGGGTCCGACGGGGAAGAAGAGCGGGAGGAGACTGCCGCCGGCGGCATGCAGAGCATTCTCAATCTCTGCCTATCCCGCTACCACCCGCCACGACAACTGCGCTGGCACTACCGCTCCCAGCATGAGGCGCTGATCCACTTCTCGAACAAGGAATTCTACGACGATCGACTCATCATCTTCCCCTCAGCCCACGGTCTGCAGGCGGGACTCGGCCTCCGCCACCATTACGTAGCGAAGGGGCTCTATGACAATCGGCGGAACCTGGAAGAAGCTAGGCGTGTGGCAGATGCTGCCCTTCAGCACTTTGTCGCCTGTCCATACGAGTCCCTGGGGGTCGCCACGCTCAATATCCCGCAGCGTGACCTAATCGATGAGGAGATTGACCGACGACTCCGGATAAACCCAGAGGCGGAACGGTACATCGAAAAATGGAAGGGTGCGGGGCTCATGCCCTTCTTCGTGAAGAACCTGGAAAACGTGCAGGGCGATGAGCGCGACGTGATCTTTATTTCCACGACGTACGGCCGGAACCAGGAGGGCGTGGTTGCGCAGCGATTCGGCCCGATCAATCAGACCGATGGCTGGCGTCGGTTGAACGTGCTCTTCACGAGAGCGCGGAAGCGGATCGAGTTATTCACCTCGCTACAACCCGGAGACATCCTCGTCGATGCCCACTCGTCCCGTGGAGTACGCGCCCTACACGATTACTTGTCATACATCCGAGATGGGATCTTCGAGGGACGAAGGCCCGGAGAGAGGGAGCCGGACAGCGACTTCGAGATCGCGGTCGCTGACATTCTCCGAAATGCCGGCTATGAGGTAGTTCCGCAACTCGGGGTGGCTGGTTTCTTCATCGATATCGCCGTCAGGAACCCGACCCGGCCGGGCGAGTACATCGCGGCGATCGAGTGCGATGGGGCGACATACCACTCAGCCCGCTCGGTGCGGGACCGGGATCGAATCCGGGAGGAGATTCTCAAGGGCCGGGGGTGGCAGGACCGGATCTACCGTATTTGGTCCACCGACTGGTTCCGAGACCCGGCCAACCAGATCAAGCGGCTCCTGGCATTTCTCGAAGCGGTTCGGGGGCAAGTAGACGCGAAGGCAAGCGCTGAACAGCAGAGGCAACCAGGGCAAGTCCCTGTGCAGCCTTCGATGCCGACGGTCGCGGAAGGTCCCGCTGAAGCAGAAACGTTCGGTGTTCAAGTTGGGGACTGGGTGACCTACTGCAGCCTGGAGGCGCCGGGGGACGTGAAACGGATACAGATCGTTGAAGGGGTGAGCGATGGCCAGAGGAATATCTTGGGAAGCCATACTCCACTTGCCCAGGCACTCCTCAGAGCACAAATAGGGGACGAGGTGGAGCTTAGAGTCAAGGGCTTGCCTCCTCGACCCATAAAAGTGCTCGACATTGACTGAGGTTAAGGTTCATCAACGATTGCGGGGACGAGGTTTTGAAAGGTTAGAACTTGTGACGCGCAGAATCCAGGACCGGGTTTGATCGGCGACTTCAGAGCGACCATGTCGATGGAAAAAGTGTTCAACCGAGATGACGGGACTCGGAACATGCCCGGGATCGACTCGTCATGGCGAGCTTGGGTGAGCGCATCTCGAACGAGAAACTTCTGTAATGACGACCCCCTCCTCGACTGGCTGGAGGAGTACGGTGAAGCGAAGGGCTTCGCTAAGGACTCATCGGCCGAGTCTTATGACCCCCGCACCGATTTCCTGCAGTTCGTCCTGAAGAAGGGCAATGATTTCGAGGCCGTAGTGCTCGAGTATCTCGCGGGCAAGGTCCAACTCCGGCGGATCGCCGCGGAACCCAAAGAGGTCAGGGACCCCGCTGTGGCGGCTCGGACATGGGAAGCGATGCTGGCTGGGACCGAAGCCATCGCACAGGCTGTACTCTGGAACCCCGAGACGCAGACCTACGGGGCTGCCGACCTGCTCCTGCGGAGCGATATACTCGCCCGGCTGTTTCCTGGATCGATCTCGCGCGACCAGGCCGCCTTCATGGCGCCAGACATCGCAGGCGCGCGGTGGCACTACCGTGTAGTGGACATCAAGTTCATGACCCTCCATATGCTCAAGGACGGACATGCGGCGAGCCAACATCGCGAGTACATGGCGCAGGTCTGGGTCTACAACGAAGCACTTGGCCGCGTCCAAGGCGTGGTCCCTCCATGCGGCTACCTGCTTGGCCGCGGGTGGGAACAGCTCAAGGAGCGCGGCAGATCCGCCATGGAGCGATTGGAGCGTGTGGACCGAGACTTCGTCTTCGGGAGGAAGGACATCAGCCTCCGGGAGCTCGCGCTCGGCGCTTGTGACTGGGTCCGGAGGATGCGTGCGGACGGTGGGAAGTGGACAGTGCTCCCCGATCCGAGCATGGACGAACTTCGACCGAACATGCGGTACGCGGAAGACGCGCCCTGGCACCTCGCGAAGCAGCAGATCGCGGCCCAACTCGAGGACCTCACGCTCCTCCCGCGAGTGACGCCCCAGCTCCGCAGATTGGCAATCTCTGCGGGCCTCCACCGCTGGACTGACCCAGCCTGCACCGCGGAGCGTCTGGGAATCAGCGGCGAGACGATTGTCCCGCTGGTCAACGCGATCATCCAGGCCAACCACTCCCCCGCGGGAGGCTCCGTGCTCTTCCCGGAACAAGTCACCGTCAACCACGAGCTGTG includes the following:
- a CDS encoding DUF4011 domain-containing protein; the protein is MSEGDDLFAGRLSTADALFRLRKRLLDLTARNRLLSFRWTRGRVVRAVDTGLDDLYTHLREGGALLFQPVPEPRREDYEIVGSGRRKPEAAQFAEKQGINISYELPPKGAGPTRRIQTLLYPEDLERVLRNIDRAARTAIEESGTNMLYLAFGFLQWYESDNSQEPRHAPLITMPVMLKRIRHNQAFYYEVMHNGEDIADNLTLREKLRQDFSLNLPSLDEEALPTAYFAQVAQLARAKAVPPWRVSPQVSLGLLSFGNLLMYLDLDPTRWPTGKAIDQSILVKSLFEGTAGEAGLVGEASEYQVEEDPRATRLPLVFDADSSQHSALVDAMDGKNLVVEGPPGTGKSQTISNLIATALTEGKTVLFVSEKLAALEVVRDRLDRAGLGMFCLELHSHKTQKRKLLDDIAGRLFARGTFPKPQELEAKRKELETRRLRLKQYADLMNSVMHNELELTVHCVLWAAERHRRALGAKVTLLSAEEYPPARGCTYAEHERLKEAAKELAEHSGAIGGRPKDHSWFGYYPFKLVLGDEPAVARVVRQLAEAADELGAEYAGAHERLGHDLSPTRRAFESLRSQVTALPSPSGTEAFDLLPGICAEGAIEVVRGLERQVRFVLERLARLQRMLISTDHLGQADIDIARGAAGEAAKLNQADTPHQDLRRCGQVLRSLAAEVHQACEFFAHVAEWHGVEVAPTKQGLAALWASLQAARAAPLDLLKHRRPQLGEPAATTVMEQAAARAATLREQRKTVQTLFDFSLMPPRDELVAALRANRTSAGFLRSFRPEWRRAARTYRSIRLDRPWVLRAARCEIELHTLITYLDERAAFDSDAELRRLLGELFLGIDTDFGLVKRLTDWYACARKTFEKVSGPVDLTLLLGLPADTIRDLTARASEGERYWKVVEDLHECVQAEFRHTRMPPVLISEGAPLTDLNAALQATAVTLAQIAETLDGYLAAPASPRELVGLLEEASAVATARRAIENAAHARALLGERFGGLTTDFGPINDIADWSQRLQRMEIPAGIKTWILCPEAMVKLNALRAAVEGIDAHWQAVRAAAQEFNQFGVLDWNTWQRGYSEDAQGIADRARRAVTDLDGLWVWAGFSRACRRVDEQNLGTISALVLDGRLTGSEISSACGFLFYNSIARAILRDNPTLVEFSGLSHEHLRQAFQDLDKEVIKLNGKQCAHVIDQRAQAAPWGLGSGSPKSYTEMALIAHEIQKKRAHMPIRQLVNRAGRALQALKPCFMMGPPSVAQYLEPGKLHFDLIIMDEASQVRPEEAIGVLARGGQMVIVGDPKQLPPTSFFDRFWEGSDGEEEREETAAGGMQSILNLCLSRYHPPRQLRWHYRSQHEALIHFSNKEFYDDRLIIFPSAHGLQAGLGLRHHYVAKGLYDNRRNLEEARRVADAALQHFVACPYESLGVATLNIPQRDLIDEEIDRRLRINPEAERYIEKWKGAGLMPFFVKNLENVQGDERDVIFISTTYGRNQEGVVAQRFGPINQTDGWRRLNVLFTRARKRIELFTSLQPGDILVDAHSSRGVRALHDYLSYIRDGIFEGRRPGEREPDSDFEIAVADILRNAGYEVVPQLGVAGFFIDIAVRNPTRPGEYIAAIECDGATYHSARSVRDRDRIREEILKGRGWQDRIYRIWSTDWFRDPANQIKRLLAFLEAVRGQVDAKASAEQQRQPGQVPVQPSMPTVAEGPAEAETFGVQVGDWVTYCSLEAPGDVKRIQIVEGVSDGQRNILGSHTPLAQALLRAQIGDEVELRVKGLPPRPIKVLDID